The following is a genomic window from Candidatus Dependentiae bacterium.
CTTTTTGTTCGCGATACTCTTCTAAGGACATGCCAAACTCTTGAGCTTGTTCGTACTCTGAAGGCTCATTGGACATACGAGTAGATAGAGTTTGTGATTTTGCCCCTTTGGCTGCTTCAGTTGCTACAATTTTTTGCAGTAGATCACGCACAAGGTTAAGCACGTTATTACTGCCAGCACGAGTCGATTGATTTAAGATGAATGTTTTTTCTTCTTTTGACAGTTGCGTATATAGCTTCCACGCAAGCAGTGATTCATCAGGATTTAAGTAAAAACCGCTACTTGAGCTTGTTGATTCTAAAAAACTACTAATCGAGGCATCACTTATCCCCTTAGATTTTTCATTCACGATAAAGTGCACGGCATTTGCTATCTTGCGGACATCAAGATCACCTTGTTTATTGGTAACATCATCTTCTTTAAATTCTTTTAGTTCCTTGTCTTCTTGAGAATTACTCTCTTGGGATGCATCTTGTTTGGGCGTATTGGCTCTTCGTTGACGCTCAGAATCTTTAAGCCCCTTGCTTATCTCCTTGTCCTGCGACTGATCGCCGCCTTCACTCGATGTCTTATTTTCTTCTGCTAATTTTTCCAAAAATAGTTTTCTTTTTTCATCTTGATATTTATTAAAAACATCGATCATTTCATATTTATTTTCTGGCAAAGCAATAATATAATTACCAATTATATTACTAAGACCTATTTGATGACCACCAGCACTAGGAAATATCCCACCAATAACTTGTTCTTGACCTTCTTTATCCTCAACAAGGCGTTCGCCAAAAAGCACTCGCTGCATTTCTTCTTTTTGAGATTCTTCTTTAATAAGAATAATTATAGCAGGAAATTTTTTCAGAGTTTGCCTAGAAACACGAACACCAGCTGCAAGCAATTGCGCTACTACCTTGTCATGCCCCTCACGAGCAGCAATCGACAAAGGGGTGCTGCCATCCTGATAAGCTTCATTAACATCAGCACCAGCTGTAAGCAATTGCGCTACTACCTTGTCGCGCCCCCCACGAGCAGCCATCGACAAAGCGGTGCTGCCATCCCGATCAGCTTTATTGACATCAGCACCAGCCGCAAGCAATTGCGCTACTATTTTGTCACTCCCCCACGCAGCAGCCATCGACAAAGGGAAGCTGCCATGCCTATCAGCTGTATTAACATTAGCACCCGCTTTGATTAATTGGGCTGCTACCTTGTCATCCCCCATATAACCAGCAAGAACCAATTGTTCGCTTAATGCTGCTGTATTAGATTCCTGGCTTGCCATCATTACACCGTGCATAAACACCATTGCTAGTATAAATAGCACTAATTGTTTTTTCATTCCTATCTCCTTCTTATCTCCTTAAATGCACTCAATATTTATTGCTCTATGATTAGCATACCAAATACAACCAAACAATTACAATTAGAATATTAAATAAAAGAGAAAGGGGTAAGAAAAACTGCGCTATCTAACCACAAAAGAGACCTTTTCTATAAAATAATAAAGCCCAGCGAACTATTATAGCTCACTGGGCTTTGATATATAATAATTAGTCTTTTAATTAATACAGCAATGACATCCAGATTCTTTCACAACAACATTATCGTCATGGCCGCTTATATCTTGCAACTTTCTTTTGATATCTTGAGATTCATTAATTTGATTGAGCGAAATATTATCAGCATGCGCTGCATATTCACTAATGGTCTTGGTAAAAAAGTCTGCATGATTACCATCACGAGGAAACTTAAAAGCCTCGACCGGCCTTCTGTTTTCATCAATGACTCCAACTTTTACGGTGTCATACAAAACCTTATGTACTTGTTGCTTAAGGCATTGACAGTATTTTTTCTTATATTCATCAATAACGCCAGGCATGCTACGTTCCAGACGTAGCATAGTTTCTTTATCTGTTCTAACGCATGCCTTTAGAAGACGAGCCATGATCTGCGCCTTCTCAGGTTCGCAACCTGGAAACAAATCAACCGAAACATAATCGATGCCGCCACCATGGTACATGTAATCCACATCCTGCATAGTAACCTTAGGACCCCTTTTAAGCAGTCGAGCGACCATATCGCTCTTTGCTTCTACCAATGATTCTTGTTCCATTGACCTTGGCGCTCCTGCAGCTGTCGCCGCTAACCCATAATTCATAGCCCGCATTGATCCTGCAGCGAATATCACATCCATAAACATGACGATTGAGAATAGTTGTTTCTTCATACTATAACCTCTCTATTACTAAGAACTCATTAATTAAGTATACTAACAGAATACAACATATTTGATTCTTGTCAATAGATATTGCATATTAGAAATAAAAAATAGAAGAATCAGGATATTCGAACCCTGAAACCACATATCTCAATAAAAATGCCCGCACGAAAACAAGCTCAAAAAAGATCGCCGGCCTGACATTAAGATTATGGACGCAAAAGGGCCTAAAATTCAGAATCAGTTCTTATTATTTTCCACACGTATGAGGATTTCCGGCGGCAGCAGCTGCAGAGTGCTCATTTTGGCATCCTAAACAAACAGAGCTCGAAGATTCTACGTGGCCCAATCCCATGCTGGAAGAACTATTAGATCGCAACTCAGTCGCTGCAGTAGATGCAGCTTTTTGCTTAAGTCGATCAAGAAACGCTTTTTTCTTTGCTGCTTGATTCGCATTAATATCCTTTAATGATATTGTAGTATCCTTTTTCTCGCCGCTCCCAAACCATCGGGTAAAGAAACCAGGTTCTTCTATTGCGATTTTCAATACCAATGCCTCTTCCAACGATTCAGCATATCCTACTATTATTTTACTCAGTATTTGGCGATGACCGGAGCTAGCACCACCAAGGTTGGCTAATGGTGTACCAG
Proteins encoded in this region:
- a CDS encoding ankyrin repeat domain-containing protein, coding for MKKQLVLFILAMVFMHGVMMASQESNTAALSEQLVLAGYMGDDKVAAQLIKAGANVNTADRHGSFPLSMAAAWGSDKIVAQLLAAGADVNKADRDGSTALSMAARGGRDKVVAQLLTAGADVNEAYQDGSTPLSIAAREGHDKVVAQLLAAGVRVSRQTLKKFPAIIILIKEESQKEEMQRVLFGERLVEDKEGQEQVIGGIFPSAGGHQIGLSNIIGNYIIALPENKYEMIDVFNKYQDEKRKLFLEKLAEENKTSSEGGDQSQDKEISKGLKDSERQRRANTPKQDASQESNSQEDKELKEFKEDDVTNKQGDLDVRKIANAVHFIVNEKSKGISDASISSFLESTSSSSGFYLNPDESLLAWKLYTQLSKEEKTFILNQSTRAGSNNVLNLVRDLLQKIVATEAAKGAKSQTLSTRMSNEPSEYEQAQEFGMSLEEYREQK